In Eupeodes corollae chromosome 3, idEupCoro1.1, whole genome shotgun sequence, a single genomic region encodes these proteins:
- the LOC129950548 gene encoding uncharacterized protein LOC129950548 isoform X3 — protein sequence MSLFCDRISGNFNRQRRIPCIASGLLDLANGITMTELKIPNHIMRFKTAVLGCRYSLDGEALYSVKWYKDGHEFYRYLPRDSPPGQAFPLPGVNIDLRNSSDTIVTLRRVTLASTGLYRCEVSGEAPAFNTVSESEKMTVVMTPNHGPKITGGQPRYQIGDVVRVNCTSAPSKPVCHLSWLINGEPANQSHLKKYDNIIVGREGLEVARLGLEFRVRGFHFKNGDMKLKCVAKISSLYWQSNEESVESDKQQRAPALESRETVAAKSQVHGASAATESQSIHWISTTILALASIKSLLTYISYFR from the exons ATTTGGCCAATGGGATTACAATGACCGAGTTGAAAATACCAAATCACATTATGCGTTTTAAGACAGCGGTCCTTGGCTGTCGTTACAGTTTGGATGGAGAAGCATTGTATTCGGTGAAATGGTACAAGGACGGGCATGAATTCTATCGATACTTGCCTAGGGATTCACCGCCAGGACAGGCATTTCCATTACCCGGTGTGAATATTGAT ctcCGCAATTCATCCGACACAATTGTAACCCTTCGCCGCGTAACGCTCGCTTCAACTGGCCTCTATAGATGTGAAGTTTCAGGAGAAGCGCCAGCATTCAATACAGTTTCTGAATCAGAAAAGATGACCGTTGTCA TGACTCCAAATCATGGCCCAAAAATCACTGGAGGACAACCTCGATATCAAATTGGGGATGTTGTTCGGGTAAATTGCACATCGGCACCATCAAAGCCAGTTTGTCATTTAAGTTGGCTTATAAACGGTGAGCCGGCAAATCAATCGCACCTCAAAAAATATGACAATATTATTGTGGGGAGGGAGGGCCTTGAAGTTGCTAGACTTGGCCTTGAATTCAGGGTCAGAGGATTCCATTTCAAAAATGGGGACATGAAATTGAAA tGTGTGGCAAAAATCTCGTCACTTTATTGGCAAAGCAATGAAGAGAGTGTTGAAAGTGACAAACAACAGAGGGCTCCAGCGCTGGAGTCACGTGAAACAGTAGCAGCTAAATCTCAAGTTCATG gaGCATCAGCGGCGACAGAGAGTCAAAGTATACATTGGATAAGTACAACAATATTAGCCCTTGCATCAATAAAGTCCCTCCTAACATATATAAGTTATTTTAGGTAA